The Vanessa tameamea isolate UH-Manoa-2023 chromosome 2, ilVanTame1 primary haplotype, whole genome shotgun sequence genome has a segment encoding these proteins:
- the LOC113402151 gene encoding beta-arrestin-1 isoform X1, translating to MTVKKMVHLTKQWCGGRGGTMDDGGSNKQRQATRVFKKSSPNGKITVYLGKRDFVDHITHVDPIVSDFVIDGVVLIDPEYVKDRKVFGHVLAAFRYGREDLDVLGLTFRKDLYLAAEQIYPPTSTPKRPLTRLQERLVRKLGPAAHPFYFELPPHCPASVTLQPAPGDTGKPCGVDYELKAFVADSQDDKPHKRNSVRLAIRKIMYAPSKQGEQPSVEVSKEFMMSPNKLYLEASLDKELYHHGENIAVNVHIANNSNRSVKRIKVSVRQFADICLFSTAQYKCTVAEAESEEGCPVGPGFTLSKVFTLTPLLANNKDKWGLALDGQLKHEDTNLASSTLIADPSQRENLGIIVQYKVKVKLCLGPLGGELSAELPFILMHPKPEEEAPRPAPEPAPLDHDLIQLDPHPDENGQEQDDDIIFEDFARLRLKGADADA from the exons ATGACTGTGAAAAAAATGGTCCATTTAACAAAGCAG TGGTGCGGTGGGCGCGGCGGCACAATGGACGACGGAGGCAGCAACAAGCAGCGTCAGGCCACGCGAGTCTTCAAGAAGAGCTCGCCGAACGGcaag ATAACCGTATATTTAGGGAAAAGAGACTTCGTAGACCATATCACACATGTAGACCCAATTG TTTCTGATTTTGTTATAGACGGAGTAGTTTTAATCGACCCAGAGTATGTAAAGGATAGGAAGGTGTTCGGGCACGTGCTCGCCGCCTTCAGGTATGGGCGGGAGGATCTTGACGTGCTCGGGCTCACCTTCCGTAAAGACCTCTACCTCGCTGCCGAACAG ATATACCCACCGACGAGCACTCCAAAGCGACCGCTCACACGGCTGCAAGAGCGTCTCGTACGCAAGCTCGGTCCAGCAGCTCACCCCTTCTACTTCGAGCTGCCACCGCACTGCCCCGCCTCCGTCACGCTGCAGCCCGCCCCCGGGGACACCGGCAAGCCCTGTGGAGTCGATTATGAACTGAAGGCGTTCGTAGCAGATTCGCAAGATGATAAGCCTCACAAGAG AAACTCAGTCCGTCTAGCGATCAGGAAGATAATGTACGCGCCGAGCAAACAAGGGGAGCAGCCGTCCGTGGAGGTATCGAAGGAGTTTATGATGAGCCCTAACAAATTGTACCTGGAAGCATCTTTAGATAAG GAATTATATCACCACGGCGAGAACATCGCCGTCAACGTGCACATAGCGAACAATTCGAATCGTTCCGTGAAGCGTATAAAGGTCTCGGTGCGTCAGTTCGCCGACATCTGCCTCTTCTCCACCGCGCAGTACAAGTGCACCGTCGCAGAGGCGGAGAGCGA GGAAGGTTGCCCCGTTGGTCCTGGATTCACACTAAGCAAGGTGTTTACTTTGACGCCGCTTTTAGCGAATAACAAGGATAAATGGGGGCTCGCTCTCGACGGTCAGCTCAAGCATGAAGATACAAACCTTGCTTCTAGCACATT AATCGCAGATCCATCTCAGCGCGAGAATTTAGGCATTATAGTACAATATAAAGTTAAGGTGAAATTATGTCTCGGACCTCTCGGTGG CGAGCTGAGCGCGGAGCTGCCCTTCATCCTGATGCACCCGAAGCCCGAGGAGGAGGCGCCGCGACCCGCGCCCGAGCCCGCGCCGCTCGACCACGACCTCATACAGCTCGACCCGCACCC AGACGAAAACGGGCAGGAGCAAGACGATGACATCATATTCGAGGACTTCGCGCGACTGCGGCTCAAGGGCGCCGACGCGGACGCCTGA
- the LOC113402151 gene encoding beta-arrestin-1 isoform X2 → MTVKKMVHLTKQWCGGRGGTMDDGGSNKQRQATRVFKKSSPNGKITVYLGKRDFVDHITHVDPIDGVVLIDPEYVKDRKVFGHVLAAFRYGREDLDVLGLTFRKDLYLAAEQIYPPTSTPKRPLTRLQERLVRKLGPAAHPFYFELPPHCPASVTLQPAPGDTGKPCGVDYELKAFVADSQDDKPHKRNSVRLAIRKIMYAPSKQGEQPSVEVSKEFMMSPNKLYLEASLDKELYHHGENIAVNVHIANNSNRSVKRIKVSVRQFADICLFSTAQYKCTVAEAESEEGCPVGPGFTLSKVFTLTPLLANNKDKWGLALDGQLKHEDTNLASSTLIADPSQRENLGIIVQYKVKVKLCLGPLGGELSAELPFILMHPKPEEEAPRPAPEPAPLDHDLIQLDPHPDENGQEQDDDIIFEDFARLRLKGADADA, encoded by the exons ATGACTGTGAAAAAAATGGTCCATTTAACAAAGCAG TGGTGCGGTGGGCGCGGCGGCACAATGGACGACGGAGGCAGCAACAAGCAGCGTCAGGCCACGCGAGTCTTCAAGAAGAGCTCGCCGAACGGcaag ATAACCGTATATTTAGGGAAAAGAGACTTCGTAGACCATATCACACATGTAGACCCAATTG ACGGAGTAGTTTTAATCGACCCAGAGTATGTAAAGGATAGGAAGGTGTTCGGGCACGTGCTCGCCGCCTTCAGGTATGGGCGGGAGGATCTTGACGTGCTCGGGCTCACCTTCCGTAAAGACCTCTACCTCGCTGCCGAACAG ATATACCCACCGACGAGCACTCCAAAGCGACCGCTCACACGGCTGCAAGAGCGTCTCGTACGCAAGCTCGGTCCAGCAGCTCACCCCTTCTACTTCGAGCTGCCACCGCACTGCCCCGCCTCCGTCACGCTGCAGCCCGCCCCCGGGGACACCGGCAAGCCCTGTGGAGTCGATTATGAACTGAAGGCGTTCGTAGCAGATTCGCAAGATGATAAGCCTCACAAGAG AAACTCAGTCCGTCTAGCGATCAGGAAGATAATGTACGCGCCGAGCAAACAAGGGGAGCAGCCGTCCGTGGAGGTATCGAAGGAGTTTATGATGAGCCCTAACAAATTGTACCTGGAAGCATCTTTAGATAAG GAATTATATCACCACGGCGAGAACATCGCCGTCAACGTGCACATAGCGAACAATTCGAATCGTTCCGTGAAGCGTATAAAGGTCTCGGTGCGTCAGTTCGCCGACATCTGCCTCTTCTCCACCGCGCAGTACAAGTGCACCGTCGCAGAGGCGGAGAGCGA GGAAGGTTGCCCCGTTGGTCCTGGATTCACACTAAGCAAGGTGTTTACTTTGACGCCGCTTTTAGCGAATAACAAGGATAAATGGGGGCTCGCTCTCGACGGTCAGCTCAAGCATGAAGATACAAACCTTGCTTCTAGCACATT AATCGCAGATCCATCTCAGCGCGAGAATTTAGGCATTATAGTACAATATAAAGTTAAGGTGAAATTATGTCTCGGACCTCTCGGTGG CGAGCTGAGCGCGGAGCTGCCCTTCATCCTGATGCACCCGAAGCCCGAGGAGGAGGCGCCGCGACCCGCGCCCGAGCCCGCGCCGCTCGACCACGACCTCATACAGCTCGACCCGCACCC AGACGAAAACGGGCAGGAGCAAGACGATGACATCATATTCGAGGACTTCGCGCGACTGCGGCTCAAGGGCGCCGACGCGGACGCCTGA
- the LOC113402151 gene encoding beta-arrestin-1 isoform X3, with amino-acid sequence MDDGGSNKQRQATRVFKKSSPNGKITVYLGKRDFVDHITHVDPIVSDFVIDGVVLIDPEYVKDRKVFGHVLAAFRYGREDLDVLGLTFRKDLYLAAEQIYPPTSTPKRPLTRLQERLVRKLGPAAHPFYFELPPHCPASVTLQPAPGDTGKPCGVDYELKAFVADSQDDKPHKRNSVRLAIRKIMYAPSKQGEQPSVEVSKEFMMSPNKLYLEASLDKELYHHGENIAVNVHIANNSNRSVKRIKVSVRQFADICLFSTAQYKCTVAEAESEEGCPVGPGFTLSKVFTLTPLLANNKDKWGLALDGQLKHEDTNLASSTLIADPSQRENLGIIVQYKVKVKLCLGPLGGELSAELPFILMHPKPEEEAPRPAPEPAPLDHDLIQLDPHPDENGQEQDDDIIFEDFARLRLKGADADA; translated from the exons ATGGACGACGGAGGCAGCAACAAGCAGCGTCAGGCCACGCGAGTCTTCAAGAAGAGCTCGCCGAACGGcaag ATAACCGTATATTTAGGGAAAAGAGACTTCGTAGACCATATCACACATGTAGACCCAATTG TTTCTGATTTTGTTATAGACGGAGTAGTTTTAATCGACCCAGAGTATGTAAAGGATAGGAAGGTGTTCGGGCACGTGCTCGCCGCCTTCAGGTATGGGCGGGAGGATCTTGACGTGCTCGGGCTCACCTTCCGTAAAGACCTCTACCTCGCTGCCGAACAG ATATACCCACCGACGAGCACTCCAAAGCGACCGCTCACACGGCTGCAAGAGCGTCTCGTACGCAAGCTCGGTCCAGCAGCTCACCCCTTCTACTTCGAGCTGCCACCGCACTGCCCCGCCTCCGTCACGCTGCAGCCCGCCCCCGGGGACACCGGCAAGCCCTGTGGAGTCGATTATGAACTGAAGGCGTTCGTAGCAGATTCGCAAGATGATAAGCCTCACAAGAG AAACTCAGTCCGTCTAGCGATCAGGAAGATAATGTACGCGCCGAGCAAACAAGGGGAGCAGCCGTCCGTGGAGGTATCGAAGGAGTTTATGATGAGCCCTAACAAATTGTACCTGGAAGCATCTTTAGATAAG GAATTATATCACCACGGCGAGAACATCGCCGTCAACGTGCACATAGCGAACAATTCGAATCGTTCCGTGAAGCGTATAAAGGTCTCGGTGCGTCAGTTCGCCGACATCTGCCTCTTCTCCACCGCGCAGTACAAGTGCACCGTCGCAGAGGCGGAGAGCGA GGAAGGTTGCCCCGTTGGTCCTGGATTCACACTAAGCAAGGTGTTTACTTTGACGCCGCTTTTAGCGAATAACAAGGATAAATGGGGGCTCGCTCTCGACGGTCAGCTCAAGCATGAAGATACAAACCTTGCTTCTAGCACATT AATCGCAGATCCATCTCAGCGCGAGAATTTAGGCATTATAGTACAATATAAAGTTAAGGTGAAATTATGTCTCGGACCTCTCGGTGG CGAGCTGAGCGCGGAGCTGCCCTTCATCCTGATGCACCCGAAGCCCGAGGAGGAGGCGCCGCGACCCGCGCCCGAGCCCGCGCCGCTCGACCACGACCTCATACAGCTCGACCCGCACCC AGACGAAAACGGGCAGGAGCAAGACGATGACATCATATTCGAGGACTTCGCGCGACTGCGGCTCAAGGGCGCCGACGCGGACGCCTGA
- the LOC113402151 gene encoding beta-arrestin-1 isoform X4, producing the protein MDDGGSNKQRQATRVFKKSSPNGKITVYLGKRDFVDHITHVDPIDGVVLIDPEYVKDRKVFGHVLAAFRYGREDLDVLGLTFRKDLYLAAEQIYPPTSTPKRPLTRLQERLVRKLGPAAHPFYFELPPHCPASVTLQPAPGDTGKPCGVDYELKAFVADSQDDKPHKRNSVRLAIRKIMYAPSKQGEQPSVEVSKEFMMSPNKLYLEASLDKELYHHGENIAVNVHIANNSNRSVKRIKVSVRQFADICLFSTAQYKCTVAEAESEEGCPVGPGFTLSKVFTLTPLLANNKDKWGLALDGQLKHEDTNLASSTLIADPSQRENLGIIVQYKVKVKLCLGPLGGELSAELPFILMHPKPEEEAPRPAPEPAPLDHDLIQLDPHPDENGQEQDDDIIFEDFARLRLKGADADA; encoded by the exons ATGGACGACGGAGGCAGCAACAAGCAGCGTCAGGCCACGCGAGTCTTCAAGAAGAGCTCGCCGAACGGcaag ATAACCGTATATTTAGGGAAAAGAGACTTCGTAGACCATATCACACATGTAGACCCAATTG ACGGAGTAGTTTTAATCGACCCAGAGTATGTAAAGGATAGGAAGGTGTTCGGGCACGTGCTCGCCGCCTTCAGGTATGGGCGGGAGGATCTTGACGTGCTCGGGCTCACCTTCCGTAAAGACCTCTACCTCGCTGCCGAACAG ATATACCCACCGACGAGCACTCCAAAGCGACCGCTCACACGGCTGCAAGAGCGTCTCGTACGCAAGCTCGGTCCAGCAGCTCACCCCTTCTACTTCGAGCTGCCACCGCACTGCCCCGCCTCCGTCACGCTGCAGCCCGCCCCCGGGGACACCGGCAAGCCCTGTGGAGTCGATTATGAACTGAAGGCGTTCGTAGCAGATTCGCAAGATGATAAGCCTCACAAGAG AAACTCAGTCCGTCTAGCGATCAGGAAGATAATGTACGCGCCGAGCAAACAAGGGGAGCAGCCGTCCGTGGAGGTATCGAAGGAGTTTATGATGAGCCCTAACAAATTGTACCTGGAAGCATCTTTAGATAAG GAATTATATCACCACGGCGAGAACATCGCCGTCAACGTGCACATAGCGAACAATTCGAATCGTTCCGTGAAGCGTATAAAGGTCTCGGTGCGTCAGTTCGCCGACATCTGCCTCTTCTCCACCGCGCAGTACAAGTGCACCGTCGCAGAGGCGGAGAGCGA GGAAGGTTGCCCCGTTGGTCCTGGATTCACACTAAGCAAGGTGTTTACTTTGACGCCGCTTTTAGCGAATAACAAGGATAAATGGGGGCTCGCTCTCGACGGTCAGCTCAAGCATGAAGATACAAACCTTGCTTCTAGCACATT AATCGCAGATCCATCTCAGCGCGAGAATTTAGGCATTATAGTACAATATAAAGTTAAGGTGAAATTATGTCTCGGACCTCTCGGTGG CGAGCTGAGCGCGGAGCTGCCCTTCATCCTGATGCACCCGAAGCCCGAGGAGGAGGCGCCGCGACCCGCGCCCGAGCCCGCGCCGCTCGACCACGACCTCATACAGCTCGACCCGCACCC AGACGAAAACGGGCAGGAGCAAGACGATGACATCATATTCGAGGACTTCGCGCGACTGCGGCTCAAGGGCGCCGACGCGGACGCCTGA